Within bacterium, the genomic segment AGTCGGAGCAGTCGCCTTGTGTCCATCTTTCCACTCGATGGATTCGGGCGTCAGGCCATCGAAGAGGCCCAGGTTCGCATTTTCATTCTGAAGGAAAGCGCGCCCCTCCTCATCAATCGTCTGCGTGAAGACGCCCTGTACTTCGCCGATCGGCGCACACAGTCCAGTGGCGGGGGAGTCCGGGCCGAGAAAGAGTAGATAGACCTGTCCTGGCTCCAGCCAGATCGCCCCCTCATCGCCGATCGTCTTCGACGGCGCACGATGTCGCCACGTCACCTGCGAATCGGCACGCCATGACCCCTTCAGATCATCGACCACTTCCAGTGTCGTCTCCCACGCGCCAATCGCGCCCCCACCCGGCAGAGGGACGTTGACGATCCGCGTCTCGCCGGCCTTCACCATCACGATCCGGTCTGCACCGGCGGTCAGATCTTGAACCGGCAGCGGGACCAGCGACTTGGCGAACGCCGCACCGGCGATCAGCAGGATTGCAATGAAGAATGCTCTGCGCATGGTCGTCTCCATTCACTCGTTGGTTACAATCGCCCAGAGCATCCTGACAATCGACATCTTATTCCGTCTCGCACAATCCAATCCTGCTCTGTGATTCCCTAACAATTGTCTTGTGGGAAGCTCTCTATCGACGCTCTAATTCACGGTTCGACAGGGACCTGGAGGCAGCCGCAGTGCTCGGCCGACAGCAATACTCGATGCTGAAGATACCGCAGTCGCCGCGCCATGTGCGCCGGCGCCAGCGCTTCATTGTACTCGCCGCCCTGGCTTGTTTCATGGTCTTTGCGCGGCTTGCTCAGGCAGCCGGTGGACACGGCGAAGTGACCATGACTGACAGCGTCGAATGGTTTCCGCTCGCCATCGGTCTCCTGGGCGGACTCGCCATTTTCCTGTTCGGCATGGAGGAACTCAGCGACGCCCTGCAGGCCATCGTTGGCAAGCGCATGAAGCACGTCATGAGCAAACTGACGTCGAATCGTTTTGTCGGCGTCATCACGGGCGCGCTTGTCACCGGCGTCATCCAATCCAGCAGCGTGACCACCGTTCTCGTTGTAGGCTTCATCTCCGCCGGCCTGATGAATCTCTCGCAGGCCATCGGTATCATTCTTGGTGCAAAGATCGGCTCCACGATTACCGGCCAGATCATAGCCTTCAAAGTCACCAAGTACGCCCTGCTACTTGTGGCAGTCGGCTTTGGCACGGGATTCATTTTCAAAGAAGGCCGTGCCCGGCATTATGGCCAGCTTGTCTTCGGCCTCGGCATGATCTTCTTCGGAATGGCCGTGATGGGTTCGACGATGGAACCTCTGCGCGGTTACCAGCCATTTATCGATACGATGGCTCACATCCGGAACTGGCCGCTTGCCATCATTGTCGCGGCACTCTTCACATCGCTGATCCAATCCAGTGCAGCCACAATGGGTATTGTAATTGTCTTGGCATCGCAGGGCTTGGTTCAGGTTGAAGCAGGTATTGCGCTCGCCCTGGGGGCGAACATCGGAACCTGCGCCACCGCCGGCCTGGCCGCGATCGGGAAGCCGCGCGAAGCCGTTCGCGCCGCTCTTGCGCACGTCACCATCAGCATCGTCGGAGCCGCCATCCTCCTGCCCTTCATTCCGCAGTTTGCCGATTTTGCGCGTTCCATTTCCCCCAGCGCTGCCGAAGGCCTCACCGGTCAGGCTGCTCTGGCCGCCGTAGCGCCCCGCCAGATCGCCAATGGCCACACGATGGTCAGTATCCTCATGGCGGCCATGTTCCTTCCCTTCGTTGGCCCCTTCGCTCGCATTCTGGAAAAGATCCTCCCCGAGAAGGAAATCACTCCGCAGGAAGCCAGCATGCGCGAGTGGATTCCGAAATACCTCGACGAAGAACTCATCGAGACGCAGGAAGTCGCTGTCGAAATGGTGCGCCGCGAAGTCGAACGTATCGCGCGCAACGTTGGCCGGATGCTCGATGCGCTGCCTGCCGCGATCTTCGATGGCGACATGAGCGCCATGAACCAGATTCGCGATCGCGACAACAAGGTCGATTCGCTCCATCGCCAGGTGATCGAGTACATCTCCCGCCTGAGCATGGAAGACCTCAGCCATTCTGCCGCCGATTCCGCGATGACCGCCATGGCCGTTTCGACCGAACTCGAAGCCATCGGCGACATCATCGAGAATAACTTCACACACCTGGCCGAGAACGTCGCCAACGGCACGGGGAAATTGGCTCCCGAATTCTCCGAACCGCTCCGCAAGTATCACCAGCTTGTCTTCTGGACCTTCGAATCCGTTGCCACGGCATTCGCCGAGGACGACAAGGAAGAAGCTCGCGTGATCATGAACATGAAGGGCGAAGTGAACGCCCTCGATGCCCAGGTTCGAGCCGACCAGACCGAAATGATCCGTCGCGGCAAGGCTGACGCCGTGAAGACCATTATTCTCCAGACCGACATCATGGAGAACCTGAAGCGCATCTACTACCACGTCAAACGCATCGCCAAGATGGTCGCGGGCGAAGGCGATGTCCGCTCCTGGGAAGAGCCGCCCAAGCCGACCGTCCCAGAGATTCCGGAAGAGGTCCGCTCCGGAGTCAGTTGATCCGCCGCCACAGCCCGACCAATCGAAAACGCCCCCTGCTTTCGCAGAGGGCGTTCACAATTCGTTGGCTGACTGCGCCTTACTTGCTGGCGGCGAACTCTTCGGCGGGAATGATGTGGACGTACTTGCGTCCGGTTCCCTTGCGCTCGAACTTCACGTGTCCGTCCACCTTGGCGAACAGAGTGAAATCCTTGCCCTGGCCGGTGTTGCGGCCGGGGTACCACTTGTTGCCGCACTGGCGAATCACGATCGAACCGCCGGTCACAAACTGCTCGGAGTGAGCCTTTGTGCCGCGCCGTTGACTATTGGAATCGCGGCCGTTACGAGTCGAACCTACGCCTTTTTTATGAGCCATTGGATGCGCTCCTTTCTCGTATTATTCGGCCGGCAGTTCCTGGCCGTCCTTGAGGATTCCGGTGATCCGCAGCTCCGTGAAGGGCTGACGGTGGCCGTACTTCTTCTTGAAGCCCTTACGGCGCTTGAACTTGAAAACAATAACCTTACGGCTCTTGCCGTTTCGCACCACCTGCGCCCGAACGGCGGCATTGGCGACGACCGGCTGGCCGACTTCCACATCCTCGCCCCGGCCAATCAGCAGAACGTTGTCCAGATCCACCTGGCTGCCGCTCTCGACATCCAGCTTCTCGACCTGAATCACGTCGCCGGGCGACACGCGGTATTGGTGACTTCCCTGGCGGAGAATCGCGTACATGACAGTCTTTCCTGACAATACTTGGGTTCCTGGCGCGGAGATCCCCCCGCGCGAAGGGCTCGAATTGGTACTGGTAACGGGGGGCGCCTGTCAAGCCTTGGATGACCGATTCGGCGCCCTTTTTTTCCTATTTCGAGGACGCCACGATCGCCAGCGAGCGGCCCGGCACCTCGATCGAGCCATTCACGCTGCCCAGCGGCTTTGTCCCCACCTTATCGCCCAGCGCGTAAACGTACCCATGATCCATCGAGGGCACGTTGAACGTCTGTGGACGGGCGTCTGGATTGATGAACACAGCGACCTTCTGCCATTCCTCACCTTCCAGGCCCTTGCCGTCCAGCGTGAAGGCAATGGCCGTCGGCACCGGCAGTGCGCTTTCCGTGAACGACAGGCGGTCCCTCACCTCGTGGGCGGTCTTCAGGCGGAAGATCGGATGGGCCTTGCGCAGGGTGATGATGCCCTTGAAGTACTCCACCACGTCCTGATTGTCCTTCTTCCAGACCCAGTCGATCTCGTTGATCTCGTCCGGCGAGTTGTAACTGTTGTGCACGCCGTCCTTGGTCCGCAGCATCTCGCAGCCGCCATGGAAGAACAACGTGCCCTGCGAGACTCCGAGGATTCCGAAGGCCAGCTTCTGCATCTGCTTCAGGTCCTCGACGCTGGCGCTGGGGGAGGAGTGCTTCAACTTATCCCACAGCGTCAGGTTATCGTGGCAGGTCACGTAGTTAATCGAGTCGGTCGGGTTGGTCGCCCAGTCGCTGATCGAGCCGGCGATTCCGTGCTTCACGCCGTCGCGCCGGCCGCCGTTCTGAACGTAGCCGCCATCGGTGCCCTCCGTGGAGCCCTTGATCGCGTCTCGGATATGATCGTTGAAGGCGGCCAGGCCCGTACCTGACACCACGCCCTTGTCGGTCAGGCGACTCAGGCCGGGCGTTCCGCCAGCCCACGGCTCGCCGTAGATCAGGATCGTCGGATCGATCTTGTCCATTTCCTTGCGGAGTTCCTGCAGCGTCTCCAGATCGATCAGGCCCATCAGGTCGAATCGGAACCCGTCGACCCCAAACTCCTCAACCCAGTACTTGCAGGAATCCAGCAGGTACTTGCGGGCCATCGGCGCCTCGCTGCGGAACTCGTTGCCGGTTCCCGATCCGTTCCAGAACGAACCATCCGGCTTCATGCGATGGTAGTAGCCCGGCGCGATTTGCTCGAAGGTCGAGGGCGGCGCCGTGTGGTTGTAGACCACGTCCATGATCACGCGAATGTCCGCAGCGTGCAGTGCCTGCACCATCTGCTTGAACTCGCGGATCTTGCTCTCATTCTTGTAGTCCGACGCGAACCAGCCGTCGGGCGAATTGAAGAAGCACGTCATGTAGCCCCAGTTGTAGACCGGGTCCGACTCGTCGTTATCGAAGTCCTGCGGCGGCATCAACTGAACGTGCGTCACGCCCAGTTCCTTCAGGTGATCGATTGCCGTCTTGATCTCCGGATTGCCGGGCATGTGCGTACCGGCCTCGACGAAGCCAGTGTACTTACCCTTCGCCTCGACGCCGGAATCCGCCGCGATTGTGAAGTCCCGAACGTGCATCTCGTAAATGATCGCGTCTGTCGGAGAATCGCCGTAGACTGGTCGCTTCACCGGGCGGAAGCCTTCCGGATCCGTCTTCCGCAAATCGGTAATGCGCCCACGGCCCAGCAGGTCCGTCGTATTTGTCGCGCTCGGATCGTAGACTTCAGGCGACTTGCCGAAGCGCTTGGTATCCACCTGCACCATGTAGAATCGCCCTGCCAGATCGCCGGCCACGGTGGCTTCCCACACGCCTTTTCCGGCACTCTCCATCGGCACTTCCTTGCGACCGGCATCACCCGCTCGTTCGTCGTACAGAACCACCCACGCTCCCTGCGCGGTGGGGGAGAACAGCCGGAAAGTCGTGGCATCCGGCGAATACACGGCGCCCATAGGCTCGTCCGAGTAGTAGTACTCTGCGTTCATCAGAATCTTCCTGGGAACGGCAACCGACGAGCGGTAGCCGATCGCTTTGGCAGTCACTTCTTCCGCGGTGATATCGATTGGCTTCTCGAGCGTGAAGGCGACCATGAATGTCTGGCCGGCCGATGGCTGCACCGGGCGCGCCTTGACGGCGGCGATCTCCTCGCCATCGACTTCCACACTGAAGTTCTTCGGATCGACCTGCTTCACATTCAGCGGATGAGAGAAAACCAGCGCCATCTTGTCTGCTGCGTCGATGAACGCGCTGGCAATCTTCGGACTGATATCCGGCTTCTCCGAGTAGATCCGCCGATCATTGCCGATCAGCCAGATCTCGTACCCCATGTCCTCTGTCCAGTAGCGATCGCTGCCATCCTTGTGATCCCACGACTGATACAGCCGAGGAATGAACCCAATCCGATCGTCATCCGTGCCCGTTACGCCGTACTGGCTCGTGTCGACCTTGAAAACGACGCCAAAGTCATCGCGGCCCGAGGACATCACCTCGGGGCTCTCTGGCTCCTGCTCGCCCAGGCCATCCCATGTCCAAAGGCTTGCGCGCGTGTAGTCGCCATCATAGCGGTGATAGTGGATTGTCAGAGTCTCTCCCGAGTCTGATACCACTGGTTCTGCTCGCAATGTTTGATCTTGTAGCATGGTTGTCATGAGAATCGCCGCGATGATTATGAGTGTTGGTTGGGCGCCAAAGCCGATCAGGCCTTTCCGATTCATCGTTCACCTTCTGTTTTCGGGGGATTGGAATGGAAATCGCCGCATCCCGCTAACGACTCTTGCCGGCCTATCTCATCGAAGCAAGAGAAAGACCATCGCGGCAAAAGGCTTCTTACTAAAGGGCTTGCCCCCGAAGAGGGGGCATCGCGGCTTAGTCCAAGTCCAGTTCGTCCAACTCGTCAGCCGCCGGTTCCGCAGATTTCGGAGGCTGGCTGTGTGTATCGAAGATCCAGTGCCCCTCGATGTCCGTCTTGCTGGGTAACGGGCTGTCGCTCACGCGATCGCGCGCATTTCGGCGGAACTCTCGGGCACTCTGCAGTCTGCGATGAATATCCTCCAGCCGATGCGGCGCCGTCGGGATGTCATCCTCCGGATGCAGTTGCTCCGCCGAGGGAAGTTCAAGATCCAGCTCTGAATCCAGGTCCACGGGTGACGCGTAGCCGGGACTCAGGTCGAGTTCGAAGTCCGAATCGAAATCTGGATGATCGTCGGCGCCCACATCCAACTCCTGACTGGCGTCTACCGGCACGTCCAACTCCGAATCCAGGTCCGGGATAGGGATCTTGGCCTCCAGCGCCGGATCGGATTCCTCCAGCGGTCCCAGATCATCCGTCCAGGTCCCCTCATGCAGGTCGCTGGCGGACGACGTTGCCGCCTGCGAGGGTCGGGCCATCCGATCATGCCGGTCGGGATCGAAATCCTCGTCCCCAAAATCGAAGTCGCTTTCCAGATCCTCGGGCGCAGGCGACTCACGCGGTGGCTGCTGCGGCTCGAGAACAACGCCGCTCTCCGGACGATTCGGGTCCACATTGAATGGCACATGGGGCGGGACTGGACCGCGGCGCTGCGCAGAACGCACCAGCACAGGAGGCGGCGTCGCATCGTGCGCCGACGGATTCAGGCGATCCGGATTGCCACCCACCGCAACGAAGACCTCTTCCAGTGAGGCCCGCAAGTCCATCGCCGTTTGGAAACGCTCGCCGGGGTTCTTGCGCAGGCACTTCATGATGACGACATCGACGGGTTCCGGCACCGTGCTGCAGATCTCGCGCGGGGGAGTCGGCAGCACGTTCACCTGCTGGTAAGAAATATCGCCGGAGATGAACGGCGGTGACCCAATGAGCATCTCGTACAGGATGATCCCCACCGCATAGATGTCCGACCGCGCGTCGATGCGCCCGCCGTGAACCTGCTCTGGCGACATGTAGCGAGGCGTTCCAATCAGCGCGCCCGTCGGAGTGAATGTCGCTTCCTCGATGTGGACGATGCCGAAGTCTGTTACCTTCACGACACCGCCGGAACTCACCATGATATTGTCCGGCTTGATATCGCGGTGGATGATGCCCTTGCGGTGCGTTGCATCCAACGCATCG encodes:
- a CDS encoding Na/Pi cotransporter family protein; amino-acid sequence: MLGRQQYSMLKIPQSPRHVRRRQRFIVLAALACFMVFARLAQAAGGHGEVTMTDSVEWFPLAIGLLGGLAIFLFGMEELSDALQAIVGKRMKHVMSKLTSNRFVGVITGALVTGVIQSSSVTTVLVVGFISAGLMNLSQAIGIILGAKIGSTITGQIIAFKVTKYALLLVAVGFGTGFIFKEGRARHYGQLVFGLGMIFFGMAVMGSTMEPLRGYQPFIDTMAHIRNWPLAIIVAALFTSLIQSSAATMGIVIVLASQGLVQVEAGIALALGANIGTCATAGLAAIGKPREAVRAALAHVTISIVGAAILLPFIPQFADFARSISPSAAEGLTGQAALAAVAPRQIANGHTMVSILMAAMFLPFVGPFARILEKILPEKEITPQEASMREWIPKYLDEELIETQEVAVEMVRREVERIARNVGRMLDALPAAIFDGDMSAMNQIRDRDNKVDSLHRQVIEYISRLSMEDLSHSAADSAMTAMAVSTELEAIGDIIENNFTHLAENVANGTGKLAPEFSEPLRKYHQLVFWTFESVATAFAEDDKEEARVIMNMKGEVNALDAQVRADQTEMIRRGKADAVKTIILQTDIMENLKRIYYHVKRIAKMVAGEGDVRSWEEPPKPTVPEIPEEVRSGVS
- the pulA gene encoding type I pullulanase, yielding MNRKGLIGFGAQPTLIIIAAILMTTMLQDQTLRAEPVVSDSGETLTIHYHRYDGDYTRASLWTWDGLGEQEPESPEVMSSGRDDFGVVFKVDTSQYGVTGTDDDRIGFIPRLYQSWDHKDGSDRYWTEDMGYEIWLIGNDRRIYSEKPDISPKIASAFIDAADKMALVFSHPLNVKQVDPKNFSVEVDGEEIAAVKARPVQPSAGQTFMVAFTLEKPIDITAEEVTAKAIGYRSSVAVPRKILMNAEYYYSDEPMGAVYSPDATTFRLFSPTAQGAWVVLYDERAGDAGRKEVPMESAGKGVWEATVAGDLAGRFYMVQVDTKRFGKSPEVYDPSATNTTDLLGRGRITDLRKTDPEGFRPVKRPVYGDSPTDAIIYEMHVRDFTIAADSGVEAKGKYTGFVEAGTHMPGNPEIKTAIDHLKELGVTHVQLMPPQDFDNDESDPVYNWGYMTCFFNSPDGWFASDYKNESKIREFKQMVQALHAADIRVIMDVVYNHTAPPSTFEQIAPGYYHRMKPDGSFWNGSGTGNEFRSEAPMARKYLLDSCKYWVEEFGVDGFRFDLMGLIDLETLQELRKEMDKIDPTILIYGEPWAGGTPGLSRLTDKGVVSGTGLAAFNDHIRDAIKGSTEGTDGGYVQNGGRRDGVKHGIAGSISDWATNPTDSINYVTCHDNLTLWDKLKHSSPSASVEDLKQMQKLAFGILGVSQGTLFFHGGCEMLRTKDGVHNSYNSPDEINEIDWVWKKDNQDVVEYFKGIITLRKAHPIFRLKTAHEVRDRLSFTESALPVPTAIAFTLDGKGLEGEEWQKVAVFINPDARPQTFNVPSMDHGYVYALGDKVGTKPLGSVNGSIEVPGRSLAIVASSK
- the rplU gene encoding 50S ribosomal protein L21, with amino-acid sequence MYAILRQGSHQYRVSPGDVIQVEKLDVESGSQVDLDNVLLIGRGEDVEVGQPVVANAAVRAQVVRNGKSRKVIVFKFKRRKGFKKKYGHRQPFTELRITGILKDGQELPAE
- the rpmA gene encoding 50S ribosomal protein L27 encodes the protein MAHKKGVGSTRNGRDSNSQRRGTKAHSEQFVTGGSIVIRQCGNKWYPGRNTGQGKDFTLFAKVDGHVKFERKGTGRKYVHIIPAEEFAASK